The Solibacillus daqui genome has a segment encoding these proteins:
- a CDS encoding PolC-type DNA polymerase III: MSNQEGRQKFLLLLQQLELTDDVYMSFFEKGALERVTVHKKKRVWHFKIQIENILPFQVYQLLRMRMAEKFSHIANVSLTIESQNPVVNEQYILEYWQAAIEQLGEMSPLLRENLMKQTPKWTGNKLVVTSMLEVEFMTLKAKYTEKIADAYKTFGFPHITLDFKLIEESEEFVAQQEAFYEQRREEEERLSKQAMADFAAREKDKAENPGAVAQNDAPFQLGSLIKNAEIAEIRTILEEERSIVIEGFIFSAEVKELRSGRSILEFKMSDYTDSLAVKMFSNSDEDVVKMNQISKGMWVRARGSIQMDTFARDLVMMVRDINEVKHEPRKDLAPEGEKRVELHLHSPMSQMDAMTPVDKLVAQAAKWGHPAIAITDHAVVQAFPEAYSAGKKNGIKVIYGVEANLVDDGKPIVYDPQDRMLEDETYIVFDVETTGFSNVYDTIIELAAVKIKNGQVIDTFERFSNPHRKLTAKIIELTHITDDMLVNAPELNDVISEFRDFIGDGVLVAHNAAFDLGFLYVAYKTAGIDVRHPGIDTVELSRLVNPGQKSHSLKTLTKKYNIELTQHHRAIYDTEATGELFLHLMKQSADLGIKNLNEMNDHVGGEDGYKQARPSHCTILAVDNDGLKNLFKLITISHTQTFYRVPRIRRSDLQKLRQGLIVGSGCSNGELFETIMNKTPEEAERIARYYDYLEIMPKPVYSPLVDGGTVHDEWALEDIIRRLVKLGKKLNLPVVATGNVHYLHETDAKFRQILVGSMGGANPLNRHKLPQVHFRTTDEMLKEFDFLGPDLAKEVVVTNTQLVADMIGDVKPIKDDLYTPKIEGSDDEVTNLTYEMAHSIYGETLPEIVQARIDKELKSILGHGFGVIYLISAKLVKKSLADGYLVGSRGSVGSSLVATFMEITEVNPLPPHYVCPDCKHSEFIADGSVASGYDLPNKECPECGAQYKKDGQDIPFETFLGFKGDKVPDIDLNFSGEYQPQAHNYTKVLFGEDYVFRAGTIGTVAEKTAYGYVKGYASDNNITYRNAEVDRLVQGCTGVKRTTGQHPGGIIVVPDYMDIYDFSPVQFPADAQDAEWKTTHFDFHSIHDNILKLDILGHDDPTVIRMLQDLSGIDPKTIPTDDPVVMKIFSSTESLGVTEKQIGAKTGTLGIPEFGTKFVRQMLEETKPTTFSELVQISGLSHGTDVWLGNAADLIKDGTCVLKEVIGCRDDIMVYLIYQDLEPSFAFKIMESVRKGKGLTDEMEAEMRAKKVPEWYIDSCKKIKYMFPKAHAAAYVLMAVRIAWFKVHHPILYYAAYFTVRASDFDLISMTQGSVMIRKKIDEINMKGLDAAPKEKSLLTVMEIALEMCERGMSFKKIDLYKSQASEFIIEGNSLIPPFDAIPGLGTNVAKQIVEARKNGEFLSKEDLQQRGRVSKTLIEYMDELGCLEGMPDANQLSLF, translated from the coding sequence ATGTCAAATCAGGAAGGAAGACAAAAATTCCTACTCTTATTACAACAGCTTGAGCTGACTGATGATGTCTATATGTCCTTTTTTGAAAAGGGTGCTCTCGAACGTGTCACTGTCCATAAAAAGAAGCGTGTATGGCATTTTAAAATTCAAATCGAAAATATTCTACCGTTCCAAGTCTATCAGTTACTCCGTATGCGCATGGCGGAAAAATTCTCACATATTGCAAACGTTTCTTTAACGATTGAATCGCAAAATCCCGTTGTAAATGAGCAGTATATTTTAGAGTATTGGCAGGCAGCAATTGAACAGCTTGGCGAAATGTCGCCTTTACTGCGTGAAAATTTAATGAAGCAAACACCTAAGTGGACGGGGAATAAACTTGTTGTGACTTCAATGCTAGAAGTGGAGTTTATGACATTAAAGGCGAAATATACGGAGAAGATTGCGGATGCCTATAAGACGTTCGGTTTTCCACATATTACATTAGACTTTAAGCTTATTGAGGAATCTGAGGAATTTGTCGCGCAGCAAGAGGCGTTCTATGAGCAGCGTAGGGAAGAAGAAGAACGCTTATCAAAACAGGCGATGGCGGACTTTGCGGCGCGTGAAAAAGATAAAGCTGAAAACCCAGGAGCAGTTGCACAAAACGATGCGCCATTCCAGCTTGGGTCACTTATTAAAAATGCGGAGATTGCTGAAATCCGTACAATATTAGAAGAAGAACGTTCGATCGTAATTGAAGGTTTTATTTTCTCGGCTGAAGTGAAAGAGCTTCGAAGCGGACGATCGATACTAGAATTTAAAATGTCCGATTATACAGATTCGTTGGCAGTAAAAATGTTCTCAAATAGCGACGAAGATGTAGTGAAAATGAATCAAATCAGTAAAGGGATGTGGGTGCGCGCGCGCGGCTCGATTCAAATGGATACCTTTGCACGCGATTTAGTCATGATGGTGCGTGATATCAATGAAGTAAAGCATGAGCCACGTAAAGACTTAGCACCTGAAGGCGAAAAACGTGTGGAACTGCATTTACATTCACCAATGAGTCAAATGGATGCAATGACACCAGTGGATAAGCTTGTTGCACAAGCTGCTAAATGGGGACACCCTGCGATTGCGATTACTGATCACGCGGTTGTACAAGCATTTCCAGAAGCTTATTCAGCAGGAAAGAAAAATGGAATAAAAGTAATTTACGGGGTAGAGGCGAATTTAGTTGATGACGGTAAGCCAATTGTCTATGACCCGCAAGACCGTATGCTAGAAGATGAAACGTACATCGTATTTGACGTGGAGACAACTGGTTTCTCGAATGTGTATGACACGATTATCGAGCTTGCTGCAGTGAAAATTAAAAACGGTCAAGTGATAGATACGTTTGAACGTTTCTCAAATCCACATCGTAAACTAACAGCCAAGATTATTGAGTTAACGCATATTACCGATGACATGTTAGTGAATGCACCCGAGTTAAATGATGTTATTTCCGAATTCCGTGACTTTATTGGAGATGGGGTATTAGTAGCCCACAATGCAGCGTTCGACTTAGGATTCTTATATGTTGCTTATAAAACGGCCGGAATTGATGTGCGACATCCAGGGATTGATACAGTTGAATTATCACGTTTAGTGAACCCTGGTCAAAAATCGCACAGCTTAAAAACATTAACGAAAAAATATAATATCGAATTAACACAACACCACCGGGCCATTTATGATACCGAGGCGACGGGTGAACTATTTTTACACTTAATGAAGCAATCAGCTGATTTAGGTATTAAAAACTTAAATGAAATGAATGACCACGTTGGTGGCGAAGATGGCTATAAGCAAGCTCGCCCAAGTCACTGTACGATTTTAGCGGTAGATAATGATGGATTGAAAAATTTATTTAAGCTCATTACGATTTCGCATACACAAACGTTCTATCGTGTACCACGAATTCGCCGCTCGGATTTGCAAAAGCTACGTCAAGGTTTAATTGTCGGTTCTGGCTGTTCTAACGGTGAGCTATTTGAAACGATTATGAATAAAACACCAGAGGAAGCTGAGCGCATCGCACGCTACTATGATTATTTAGAAATCATGCCAAAGCCTGTGTACTCACCGCTTGTTGATGGTGGTACGGTGCATGATGAATGGGCGCTAGAAGATATTATTCGCCGACTTGTTAAACTTGGGAAAAAATTGAATTTACCGGTTGTTGCCACGGGAAATGTGCATTATTTGCATGAAACCGATGCGAAATTCCGTCAAATATTAGTTGGTTCGATGGGCGGGGCAAATCCATTAAACCGTCATAAACTACCGCAAGTACACTTCCGTACAACGGATGAAATGCTAAAAGAATTCGACTTTTTAGGACCAGATTTAGCGAAGGAAGTTGTTGTAACAAACACGCAATTAGTAGCCGACATGATTGGTGATGTAAAGCCGATTAAAGATGATTTATATACTCCGAAAATTGAAGGCTCCGATGATGAGGTAACGAACTTAACATATGAGATGGCGCACAGTATTTATGGTGAGACCTTACCCGAAATTGTTCAGGCACGTATTGATAAAGAGCTAAAATCAATTTTAGGTCACGGATTCGGGGTAATTTACTTAATTTCCGCGAAGCTTGTAAAAAAATCATTGGCGGACGGTTACTTAGTAGGTTCGCGTGGTTCGGTTGGTTCTTCACTTGTTGCAACATTCATGGAGATTACTGAGGTAAATCCATTGCCACCACATTATGTCTGTCCAGACTGTAAGCACTCAGAGTTTATTGCGGATGGTTCTGTAGCATCTGGCTATGACTTACCGAATAAAGAATGTCCAGAATGTGGGGCACAGTATAAAAAAGATGGGCAAGATATCCCGTTCGAAACATTCCTTGGATTTAAAGGTGATAAGGTACCTGATATTGATCTCAATTTCTCCGGTGAATACCAGCCACAAGCGCATAATTATACAAAAGTGCTGTTTGGTGAAGATTATGTATTCCGCGCAGGAACGATTGGTACGGTTGCAGAAAAGACAGCCTATGGTTATGTAAAAGGCTATGCAAGTGATAATAATATTACGTATCGAAACGCAGAAGTTGACCGACTTGTGCAAGGGTGTACGGGTGTAAAACGTACGACGGGGCAGCACCCAGGGGGGATTATTGTAGTACCTGACTATATGGATATTTACGATTTCTCTCCAGTGCAATTCCCAGCCGATGCACAGGATGCAGAATGGAAAACGACACACTTTGACTTCCACTCGATTCACGATAATATTTTAAAGCTCGATATTCTCGGGCACGATGATCCGACCGTAATTCGTATGTTGCAAGATTTATCAGGCATTGATCCGAAAACAATTCCAACAGATGACCCAGTCGTAATGAAAATTTTTAGTTCAACGGAATCTTTAGGTGTAACTGAGAAGCAAATCGGAGCAAAAACAGGAACACTCGGCATTCCAGAGTTTGGTACAAAATTCGTTCGTCAAATGTTAGAAGAAACGAAACCAACCACATTTAGTGAACTCGTACAAATTTCAGGACTTTCTCATGGTACGGATGTTTGGCTTGGAAACGCAGCGGACCTCATTAAAGATGGTACATGTGTATTAAAAGAGGTAATTGGCTGTCGTGATGATATTATGGTTTATTTAATTTATCAGGATTTGGAGCCGAGTTTTGCATTTAAAATTATGGAATCTGTACGTAAAGGGAAAGGCTTAACCGATGAGATGGAAGCCGAAATGCGTGCAAAAAAAGTGCCAGAATGGTATATCGATTCCTGTAAAAAAATTAAGTACATGTTCCCGAAAGCCCACGCAGCAGCCTATGTATTAATGGCGGTACGTATTGCCTGGTTTAAAGTGCATCATCCAATCCTTTATTATGCAGCGTACTTTACTGTGCGTGCATCGGACTTTGATTTAATTTCGATGACGCAAGGTTCTGTGATGATTCGTAAAAAAATCGATGAAATTAATATGAAGGGCTTAGATGCAGCTCCTAAAGAGAAAAGTTTATTAACCGTTATGGAAATTGCACTTGAAATGTGTGAACGCGGCATGAGCTTTAAAAAGATTGATCTTTATAAATCACAAGCGAGTGAATTTATTATTGAAGGAAATTCGTTAATTCCACCATTTGACGCGATTCCAGGGCTTGGAACGAACGTAGCGAAACAAATTGTAGAAGCACGAAAAAATGGAGAGTTTTTATCGAAAGAAGATTTGCAACAGCGTGGTCGAGTTTCGAAAACGTTAATTGAGTATATGGATGAGCTAGGTTGCTTAGAAGGTATGCCTGATGCCAACCAATTATCATTGTTCTAA
- the rimP gene encoding ribosome maturation factor RimP yields the protein MSKVTSIIEELVTPIVEELELELVDIEFVKEGRDWFLRIYVDTPAGGIDILQCAQVSERLSEKLDENDPIEQNYYLEVSSPGAERPLKKQQDFEKAIGKYIYVKTYEPVKDLKEFYGYLRAYTDEFLEIEIRIKTRKLTVQIEKEKIAQARLAIDFSDKQI from the coding sequence ATGAGCAAAGTTACGTCGATCATTGAAGAGCTAGTGACACCGATCGTTGAAGAGCTTGAATTAGAATTAGTTGATATCGAGTTCGTGAAAGAAGGACGCGACTGGTTCCTTCGTATTTATGTTGACACACCTGCAGGCGGCATTGATATTTTACAATGTGCGCAAGTAAGTGAACGTTTAAGCGAAAAATTGGATGAAAATGATCCAATCGAGCAAAATTATTATTTAGAGGTTTCTTCACCTGGAGCTGAACGTCCGCTAAAAAAACAGCAGGACTTTGAAAAGGCTATTGGTAAATATATTTATGTGAAAACGTATGAGCCTGTGAAGGATTTAAAAGAATTCTATGGTTATTTACGCGCATATACAGATGAATTTTTAGAAATTGAAATCCGCATTAAAACACGTAAATTAACAGTACAAATTGAAAAAGAAAAAATTGCACAAGCTCGTCTTGCAATCGATTTTTCAGACAAGCAAATTTAG
- the nusA gene encoding transcription termination factor NusA, whose protein sequence is MSSELLDALTALEEQKGISRDVLIEAIEAALVTAYKRNFNQAQNVRVDLNLDTGSMVVYSRKNVVDDVEDERLEMALEDAQFINPAYQIGDIVEEEVTPRNFGRIAAQTAKQVVTQRVREAERGLIYEEYVDREDDIVTGTIERQDARNIYVSIGKVEAALPVNEQIQGEVYKPTSRIRVYITKVERTTRGPQVIVSRTHPGLLRRLFEMEVPEIYDGTVEIKSIAREAGDRSKISVYAHNEEVDPVGSCVGAKGARVQTIVNELNGEKIDIVEWSEDPVVFVANALSPSKVLDVQVNEEEKSTTVVVPDYQLSLAIGKRGQNARLAAKLTGWKIDIKSETDARELGIYPSETSTFVPREDDEDVVFDLYGDDEE, encoded by the coding sequence ATGAGTAGTGAATTACTAGATGCCCTAACTGCCCTTGAAGAGCAGAAAGGTATTTCAAGAGATGTATTAATTGAGGCAATCGAGGCGGCTTTAGTAACGGCGTACAAACGTAACTTTAACCAAGCACAAAATGTACGTGTAGATCTTAACCTTGATACAGGTTCGATGGTTGTATATTCTCGCAAAAATGTCGTAGATGATGTTGAAGATGAGCGCTTAGAAATGGCATTAGAAGATGCACAATTCATCAACCCTGCATACCAAATCGGCGATATCGTAGAAGAAGAAGTAACACCACGTAACTTCGGTCGTATTGCTGCACAAACAGCGAAACAAGTTGTCACGCAACGTGTGCGCGAAGCAGAGCGCGGTTTAATCTACGAAGAATATGTTGATCGTGAAGATGATATCGTAACTGGTACAATCGAACGTCAAGATGCGCGTAATATTTACGTATCAATTGGAAAAGTAGAAGCTGCATTACCAGTAAATGAACAAATTCAAGGTGAAGTTTACAAGCCAACATCACGTATTCGTGTATACATCACGAAGGTTGAGCGCACAACTCGTGGCCCACAAGTAATTGTATCTCGTACACATCCTGGATTATTACGCCGTCTATTCGAAATGGAAGTTCCAGAAATTTATGATGGCACAGTAGAAATTAAATCGATTGCACGTGAAGCAGGCGACCGTTCTAAAATCTCAGTGTATGCACATAATGAAGAAGTAGATCCTGTAGGTTCATGTGTAGGCGCTAAAGGTGCTCGTGTTCAAACAATTGTAAACGAATTAAACGGTGAAAAAATTGACATTGTAGAATGGTCAGAAGATCCAGTTGTATTCGTAGCGAATGCCCTTAGCCCATCAAAAGTATTAGACGTTCAAGTTAATGAAGAAGAAAAGTCAACAACTGTAGTTGTACCAGATTATCAACTATCTTTAGCAATCGGTAAACGCGGTCAAAACGCTCGTCTTGCTGCGAAATTAACTGGCTGGAAAATCGACATCAAGTCGGAAACAGATGCGCGTGAATTAGGAATCTATCCTTCTGAAACAAGCACATTCGTTCCACGTGAAGACGATGAAGATGTAGTATTTGATTTATATGGTGACGACGAAGAGTAA
- the rnpM gene encoding RNase P modulator RnpM encodes MVVNKKVPLRKCVATGEMLPKKSMIRVVRSKEGEVSVDVTGKKSGRGAYVSKSEQAVEIARKKNILDRQLEAKVPDEVYEELLTLIRRESIL; translated from the coding sequence ATGGTTGTAAATAAAAAAGTCCCTTTACGAAAATGTGTAGCAACAGGCGAAATGTTACCGAAAAAGTCAATGATTCGTGTCGTCAGGTCAAAAGAAGGCGAAGTAAGCGTTGATGTAACAGGTAAAAAATCAGGTCGTGGTGCATATGTATCTAAATCAGAACAGGCTGTTGAAATTGCACGTAAAAAAAATATTTTAGATCGCCAATTAGAAGCGAAAGTGCCGGATGAAGTGTACGAAGAGCTATTGACGCTGATCCGTAGGGAGTCGATTTTATGA
- a CDS encoding YlxQ family RNA-binding protein — translation MTNPAVLQLLGLAARARKVISGEELVIKEVRSGKAKLVLLASDASANTSKKIQDKCTYYHVEYYVFGDRYDLGHATGKEHRVAIAITDSGFAKKMSSLLNEK, via the coding sequence ATGACAAACCCTGCTGTGCTACAGCTATTAGGCTTAGCGGCACGTGCACGTAAAGTAATCTCTGGAGAAGAACTAGTAATTAAAGAAGTTCGAAGTGGTAAGGCAAAGCTTGTACTACTTGCTTCAGATGCTTCAGCAAACACTAGTAAAAAGATTCAAGATAAATGTACGTATTATCACGTTGAGTATTATGTTTTTGGGGATCGATATGATCTTGGACATGCTACCGGAAAAGAACACCGTGTAGCGATTGCTATTACTGATAGCGGATTTGCTAAAAAAATGTCTAGTCTACTCAACGAAAAATAA
- the infB gene encoding translation initiation factor IF-2, with the protein MSKVRVHEYAKKVNKTSKEVIEQLAKFDQPVKNHMAVINDATLSKLDSVFQQAVEPAKDSPAKQSSAKDVKPAQKQGQNKVQHEKKQERQQSASINQQPKKTNNASGQPKSQQGEKLRNEKGNQNRNMTQNNNNNRKGGNNQNNNNNKGGYQQRRKPGINGGKRRTHRPAPQPMVQKELPEKITFYESLSVAELAKKLHREPSEIIKKLFMLGVMATINQELDKDAIELICADYGVEVEEEIRIDKTDLDTYFDDSIVEVDENALEERPPVVTIMGHVDHGKTSLLDSIRKTKVTAGEAGGITQHIGAYQVSEGDKKITFLDTPGHAAFTTMRARGASITDIAIIVVAADDGVMPQTVEAINHAKAADVPIIVAINKMDKPTANPDRVQQELTEHGLVPEAWGGETIFVPISALKGEGIDELLEMILLTAEVGELKANPTRSAIGTVIEAQLDKGRGAVATLLVQDGTLRVGDPIVVGHAFGRVRAMVNDLGRRIKSAGPSMPIEITGLNEVPQAGDRFVVFGDEKTARQVGESRSMTAIQAQRSEKQRVTLDNLFEQMSQGDVKELNLIVKADVQGTVEAMASSLMKIDVEGVNVKIIHTGAGAITESDISLAAASNAIVIGFNVRPDVNAKRAADEEGVDIRLHRIIYKVIEEIESAMKGMLDPEYEEKIVGQAEVRQTIKVSKVGTIAGSYVIEGKMVRDAGVRIIRENVVIFEGELDSLKRFKDDAKEVAKGYECGITIKNYNDIKEGDIIEAFVMEEIVRK; encoded by the coding sequence ATGAGCAAAGTAAGAGTTCATGAATATGCGAAAAAGGTAAACAAAACAAGTAAGGAAGTTATTGAGCAGTTAGCAAAATTTGATCAGCCTGTGAAAAATCATATGGCCGTTATCAATGATGCAACACTATCAAAACTTGATTCTGTCTTTCAGCAAGCAGTAGAACCAGCAAAAGATTCTCCTGCCAAACAATCATCTGCAAAGGATGTAAAGCCAGCACAAAAGCAAGGGCAGAACAAAGTGCAGCATGAGAAAAAGCAGGAACGTCAACAATCTGCTTCAATTAATCAGCAACCGAAAAAAACAAACAATGCCTCTGGGCAACCAAAATCGCAACAAGGCGAAAAACTAAGAAATGAAAAAGGTAACCAAAATCGAAATATGACTCAAAATAATAACAATAACCGCAAAGGCGGCAATAACCAAAACAACAATAATAACAAGGGCGGGTATCAACAACGTCGTAAACCAGGGATTAACGGTGGTAAGCGTCGTACGCATCGCCCTGCGCCACAGCCAATGGTCCAAAAAGAATTACCAGAAAAAATTACGTTCTATGAAAGCTTATCAGTAGCAGAGCTTGCTAAAAAGTTACACCGTGAGCCGTCTGAAATTATCAAAAAATTATTCATGCTTGGTGTGATGGCAACAATTAACCAAGAACTTGATAAGGATGCAATCGAACTAATCTGTGCAGACTATGGTGTAGAAGTAGAAGAAGAAATCCGTATCGATAAAACAGACTTAGATACTTACTTTGATGACTCAATCGTTGAAGTAGACGAAAACGCTTTAGAAGAACGTCCACCAGTTGTTACAATTATGGGACACGTTGACCACGGTAAAACATCGTTACTTGACTCAATCCGTAAAACGAAAGTAACAGCGGGTGAAGCAGGTGGGATTACGCAACATATTGGTGCGTACCAAGTTTCAGAAGGCGATAAAAAAATCACATTCCTAGATACACCAGGACACGCAGCGTTCACAACAATGCGCGCACGCGGTGCTTCTATTACGGATATCGCGATTATCGTCGTAGCAGCAGATGATGGTGTAATGCCACAAACAGTGGAAGCGATTAACCACGCGAAAGCAGCTGATGTGCCAATTATCGTAGCAATTAACAAAATGGATAAACCAACAGCTAATCCAGACCGTGTACAACAAGAGTTAACAGAGCATGGTTTAGTACCAGAAGCTTGGGGTGGCGAAACAATCTTCGTACCAATTTCTGCATTAAAAGGTGAAGGAATTGACGAATTATTAGAAATGATTTTATTAACTGCTGAAGTTGGTGAATTAAAAGCAAACCCAACTCGTTCTGCAATTGGTACTGTAATTGAAGCACAGCTTGATAAGGGCCGTGGTGCAGTTGCTACATTATTAGTTCAAGATGGTACATTACGTGTTGGTGATCCAATCGTAGTAGGTCATGCATTCGGTCGTGTACGTGCAATGGTAAATGACCTAGGCCGACGAATTAAATCAGCTGGTCCATCTATGCCAATTGAAATTACAGGTTTAAACGAAGTACCACAAGCAGGTGACCGTTTCGTAGTATTCGGAGATGAGAAAACAGCACGTCAAGTTGGTGAGTCTCGTTCAATGACTGCTATCCAAGCACAACGTTCAGAAAAACAACGTGTAACATTAGATAACCTATTCGAACAAATGAGCCAGGGTGACGTGAAAGAATTAAACCTAATCGTTAAAGCTGACGTACAAGGTACTGTAGAAGCAATGGCATCTTCATTAATGAAGATCGATGTAGAAGGCGTAAACGTAAAAATCATCCACACGGGTGCAGGTGCGATTACAGAGTCTGATATTTCATTAGCAGCAGCTTCAAACGCTATCGTAATCGGCTTCAACGTACGTCCTGATGTAAACGCAAAACGCGCTGCAGACGAAGAAGGCGTAGACATCCGTTTACACCGTATTATCTACAAAGTAATCGAAGAAATCGAATCTGCGATGAAAGGTATGTTAGACCCTGAATACGAAGAAAAAATCGTTGGTCAAGCAGAGGTTCGTCAAACAATTAAAGTATCAAAAGTTGGTACAATTGCAGGTTCATACGTTATTGAAGGTAAAATGGTTCGCGATGCCGGCGTACGTATCATCCGCGAAAACGTAGTTATTTTTGAAGGCGAGTTAGATTCATTAAAACGCTTCAAAGATGACGCAAAAGAAGTAGCAAAAGGTTATGAGTGTGGTATTACAATCAAAAACTACAACGACATTAAGGAAGGCGATATTATCGAAGCCTTCGTAATGGAAGAAATCGTACGTAAATAA
- a CDS encoding DUF503 domain-containing protein → MIVYAEIEFIIQTAHSLKEKRAVLQRMVTRTKQKFNVSIAEIDHQNVWQRTRLALVAVASSKEAAERELMHAIHFLQSNPEWDQLDFYREYL, encoded by the coding sequence ATGATTGTATACGCAGAAATTGAATTCATCATTCAGACTGCCCACTCATTAAAAGAAAAGCGTGCCGTGCTACAGCGCATGGTAACGCGCACGAAACAAAAATTTAATGTATCCATTGCAGAAATTGACCATCAAAATGTATGGCAACGTACGCGTTTAGCTCTTGTAGCGGTCGCTTCTTCAAAAGAGGCGGCTGAACGTGAGCTCATGCACGCGATTCACTTTTTGCAGTCGAATCCTGAGTGGGATCAATTAGATTTTTACCGAGAATATTTATAA
- the rbfA gene encoding 30S ribosome-binding factor RbfA — translation MSLRSNRVAEQMKKEITEIIARKIKDPRVGFVTVTEVAVTGDLQQATVYITSLGNERERAESLKALEKASGFIRSEVGSRIRLRRTPELAFEFDTAIEYGNKIDALLRGLHEDK, via the coding sequence ATGTCTCTACGTTCAAATCGTGTTGCTGAGCAAATGAAAAAAGAAATTACTGAAATCATTGCTCGCAAAATTAAAGATCCACGCGTAGGTTTTGTTACAGTAACAGAAGTTGCGGTAACAGGGGACTTACAGCAAGCAACTGTTTATATTACATCACTAGGCAATGAGCGTGAACGCGCGGAATCGTTAAAAGCTTTAGAAAAAGCATCAGGTTTCATTCGTTCTGAAGTAGGTTCTCGCATTCGCTTACGGCGCACGCCAGAACTAGCTTTCGAATTCGATACAGCAATCGAATACGGCAACAAAATCGACGCATTACTACGTGGTTTACACGAAGACAAATAA
- the truB gene encoding tRNA pseudouridine(55) synthase TruB, which translates to MNGILPLWKERGMTSHDCVFKLRKILRTKKVGHTGTLDPGVEGVLPICIGQATRIAEYLTDAGKTYEAVVSISRTTTTEDAEGETVEQNADFKSFTRAEILAALASLTGEIEQTPPMFSAVKVNGKKLYEYARAGQTVERPTRKITIYELELLEDAEKFEGEEVTFSIRIKCSKGTYIRTLAVQIGEALGYPAHMHELVRTASGTFTKDNCFTLAEIADMVDAGEQEKFLLPVEYALSNYPYIEITPDIEKQIINGQVLPMHALLKEHDKMVYGVEGRAFAVYIAHPTKTGQMKPDKMFPEID; encoded by the coding sequence ATGAACGGCATTCTTCCATTATGGAAAGAGCGCGGTATGACAAGCCATGACTGCGTATTTAAGTTAAGAAAAATTTTACGAACAAAAAAGGTAGGTCACACGGGTACACTTGACCCTGGTGTAGAAGGAGTCTTACCAATTTGTATTGGCCAAGCTACTCGTATTGCAGAATACTTAACGGATGCAGGTAAAACGTATGAAGCAGTTGTCTCAATCAGTCGTACTACAACGACAGAAGATGCAGAAGGCGAAACTGTTGAGCAAAATGCAGACTTTAAGTCATTTACACGCGCGGAAATTTTAGCAGCACTAGCGTCATTAACAGGTGAAATTGAGCAAACACCACCAATGTTTTCAGCGGTAAAAGTTAATGGGAAAAAGCTATATGAATATGCACGTGCGGGCCAAACCGTGGAACGTCCTACACGAAAAATTACGATTTATGAGCTAGAGCTTTTAGAGGATGCGGAAAAATTCGAAGGCGAAGAAGTGACGTTTTCGATTCGCATTAAATGTTCAAAGGGCACATACATCCGTACATTAGCTGTACAAATTGGTGAGGCGCTTGGTTATCCTGCGCATATGCATGAATTGGTGCGTACTGCCTCAGGAACATTTACAAAGGACAACTGTTTCACACTAGCAGAAATTGCGGACATGGTGGATGCAGGTGAGCAGGAAAAATTTTTATTACCAGTAGAATACGCGCTTTCAAATTATCCGTACATTGAAATTACGCCTGATATTGAAAAACAAATTATCAATGGACAAGTGCTCCCTATGCATGCATTATTAAAAGAGCATGATAAAATGGTCTATGGGGTAGAGGGACGAGCATTTGCGGTCTATATCGCACATCCGACAAAAACAGGACAAATGAAACCGGATAAAATGTTCCCCGAAATAGATTAG